DNA from Ignisphaera sp.:
ACGACAATGAGGCTTACATGAACACAGGCATTCAAAGAAGTGGTGCAACACCAAAACTAGCATGGACCACTACAACACCTGTCGGAAAGGTGTTGAAAGGCAAACTACAAATTAAAAAGCCTATGGCCGAGATAGTAGCAGCCCACAGGATACCATACGTAGCTACGGCGAATCCGGCTTATTTCCTCGATATGATGAACAAGTTTAGGAGAGGTCTTGAGGTCGAGGGTCCATCATTTATCCACGTGATACAGCCTTGCACAACTGGCTGGAGATTTGATCCAAGGTTGGGCATAAAGATTGCTAGGCTAGCCACAGAAACGGCTATGTGGATAAACTGGGAGCTTGACCACGATGAGTTTAGGGTAACGGTGCCTGTGCCCAAGAGAAAGCATGTAAAGCATTATATAAGGCTTCAAGGCAGATTCAATCACCTAACTGATGCTGATATAGAAGAGATCCAGAAAATGGTGGATAAGGAGGTCGAGAGAATAAATAAGATGGTTGGTAAAGAGATTATAGGACCTGTTGTAGAGTAGATTATGGTACAATCTCTTCAAAAACAGCGCTTTTTTCTCTAACAACAGATCTGTTACCTTCTTTAAACACATAAAACACGTGGTCTGCTATATCGATAACGTCTCTATCATGTGTAACAACAATTACTTGTGGCATTCTCTGTGAAAGCCTCTTTATAATCTCGAATACTATCCTTCTCCTCTCCTCATCAAGAAACTGTGTTGGCTCATCTAATATGAAGAAACCTGGCAGTTTTCCAAATATGGTGTATGCTATGGCTATCCGAATAGCAATTGCAAGTGCTATGCTCTCGCCACCACTCAACCCCCTCAGATCAATTCTTCCTAAAGGACTATAGACATCTATGTTGAAGTCCTCATCGATTCTTATTTGAAAGTCCATTCCCAATTCATTTAGAATAGAATTTGTATATAGCTCCATTAGTCTCCTAGCCTCTTTTGTGAGAGTCTTTGCTATTAGCCCATCTCTACCCATTATACTGTTAGCTATAATGTCCAAAGCCTCGATGATCTCAACATCTTTTCTAAGCCTCTTAATATCGCTTTCTAAAGACTCTATCTTTTTTAACAGACCGTCTTTAGTACTTTCAAGTTCTTTTAACCTTCCCTCAATAAAATTGGCTTCACTTCTAATCTTCTGTAAATTCATGTTGAGTTGCTTGTACTTCAATTCAATATCTTCATATCTTGTCTTTTCAATGTCTATGCCTAGCTCGACAAGAGTTTTTTGAAGTGATTGCAAATCGCTGGAAAGGTTTTCTAGACTTATTTTAAGATCGTTCAACATCTTTTCAAGCTTTTCTCTTCTATCCTTTAATATTTTCAGGCTTTCTATGGCTTTTCTCTGTAGACATTGCATAGTTTTAATAATACCAAAATCGTTTAGTTCTATGCATTCGCTAAACTCATCATATAGCTTAGCATCTTCAATTATCTTCGTACCCCGTTGCTTATATTTGGAGTATTCCTCTAAGGCTTTTTCTATTTGTTCGTTTAGCATATCCAAGTTTGTGCGAAGCTTTGCTAATGTCTCTTTTGATGATTTCAAAGAATTCAGATAATTCTTTAGGGTAGCCTCAATATTGTCAAGCTCATTTAGAATCTTCTTGCTTTCCCTAATTCTGCCTCCAATATTTGTAAGAATTGATCTCTTAAGATGCTCCTCAAGAGGTCTTTCACAAACAGGACATGTAGAAGAAGTTGCTATAACATTGGCTGATTTTTCGCTTATCTCAATCTCAACTTTTTTCAACTGTTTCTTTTCTCTAATCTCATCAATTTTGTTTTCTATAATTTTAATATACGACTCTATGTCGTTTGTGGGCGGCGTTTGCTCTAGGTGTAGAAACTCTCTAATGTTATTTAGAAGCGTTTGAAGGTTTGCTTCTTCATCTTTCAATTGCCTCGCTATCTCATCTGCTCTTCTCTTAGCATTTTTGTAAATCTCCAGTTTTGAGGCCATTGAACTTAGATCGAAGTTTGCTATCTCTTTGCATACACTCTCCAATCTCTCATATCTTGAAATTTCATCAAGAATTTCTTTCGCTTGTTTAAGCTTTTCAAACTTGTATAACGCGCTTTTCGCCTTCTCTAGTGCTGATACCTCGTTTTCTAGTGGGATCATATCTTTTTCGAGTTGCTCCTTTCTTTTCTTAAGATTCTCCAGCTCTTTTTCAATGTGTTCTAACTCTTTTTTGGTTTCATTTAACTGCCTATTTCTCTCATCATACAAAGTCTTTGCTTTGCTTATCTCACTTAAAATGTCTTTCAAAATCTCCTTTGCTTTTTCAAGCTCGTCTAGACCTAAGAGCTTAAGAATAATCTCCTTCCTCTTTGTTTCACTCTCATCAATGAACTTAGTCAATTCATTTTGCCTGGAAATCACAGAGAATCTTATGGCGTCTGACGATGGAATAGAAAGAAGCTTTTCTATGGTGCTTATAACATTTTGCACACCTGTAGCCAAGGTTCTTTTTGTGCTGTCCGGCCCAATCTCTATGAGGTAGGCCATGTCAGTCTTTTGGTTACTAACAAATCTTTGTACAATGTAGTTTCTTCCACCTATATTCATCTCCACTTCTATAAAACCATCAGACGCACCCACCCTCAGAATGCCTCTTTTACCCTCTCCTCTAATGCCTTTAGCTGCAGAGGGTGTTGCAAAAAGTGCATAAAATATAGAGTCGATAATAGAGCTTTTTCCAGCTCCATTAGGGCCTACAAACGCTATTAAGCCGTTTGGCAGGGTTATCTCGGTGTTTTCATGGGATAGAATATTTTTTATCTTAATTCTCTTAATGAGTATAGTCTCACTCATACTGTTTGCAATCACCTCAACTGCTTTGCCTTGTTCTTCATAAACATTGTTAAACTATTGGTGTTGAACTCCATTTCTATCTTTTTTGCTATTTCAGGTCTTTCTTTCAGATAATCGATAATCTTGGTTGCTATAGCCTTTGAAGGCTCTCTAGCTAGGTTGGTAAGAAGGGTTGCAAGTTCATGGTCTTTAACTATAGACTCCATAATTTTCTGCAAATCTAGATACTCAAGATCTTCAGTAACTGGTTTCTGCGTTGTAGTCTCCTTCGATTTCTCATCTGATGACACTATTCTAAAGAACTCTATCTCACCATTACTTCGTAGAGATAGCAAATATTTTTCGAGAACCTCTATGTTAGAGCCAAGCATCTCTACAATAACCATTGGCTGTTTAGAGCTCTGCTTTCTAATCTCAGAGAGTATAGCACTAAGCTCGTTTTGGAACTTTTGAAAATCTCTATAGGTAATCCTGATCCAGGGTCTTGTACTAGACAGTTTTATGTATTGTGGCGATGGATAATCAAGATCTAAATCGATCAATGCTACATATTTTTCGCAACACTCATTCACTCTAAAGACCTCTGTAGCACCAGGATAAACAACGTAGCAGGATCCGTGTCTGAAATCAGTTTTTATATGGTAATCCCCTAAAGCTATGTAATTGGCCCAGTTCGGGAATTGGCTAAGCGAGATATCAGCATATTCGCTTGGAATTCCAAGCTCCTTTAACAGTAGATGGGCTACTATAACAGTCTTTGTATTGTTTGCCAAGGGTTTCACCAATTTTGATATAGAGTGCCTTTGGGGGTAGGGCACCAGCACCAGATGTATCTTTTTGTTCTGACCAGCATCAATATCTCTTTGAACGATTTCGCTTATGGCGAGTGCATCAACAGTGTTGAGGTCTTGTAGCATGTGGAGAGGTGAGGTTGAGTATCTCTTTGGAATATCATGTTGACCTGCTATCACAACTACCTTGATGTTCTTCTCTTTTAATTTTTTCAAGCCTTTGTATGCAACAATATATGCTTCGGGCGGTGGGTTTGGAGAATCAAAGAAGTCTCCAGCATGTATATAAAGGTCCACCCTCTCCCTCAAAGCTATTTCTATAGTCTCTCCAAACGCTGAGTAAACATCCTTAGCTCTGGATAGAAGCCCGTATTGTATTGCTCCCAAATGCGTGTCGCTAACATGTAGAGCAAGCATTATCAGCGGCCTTGTACACAGTTAATCATTTATATAGATACTGCTTGCAATGTTATAAACTAGTTGCTATATCAGATTAGATATATCCCTATACGCATCCTCACTCTCTTTTGCAAGCCTATTATACAAGTCTTTTCTGGTCTTCAAAGCACTCCAAATACTTGCTATATCAAGTGTAGCACCAGCCCGCTTACCACTATGCTTATCTATCTTCACATAGGCTGGGAACCTGCCAATCCACTCGCCAAGGACTATCGCCTCCCCAACACCAAGAGATGCAAGTGATGCCGCAATATCCTCTGTCAACATATCCGATATGTTCATTATAGCCTGCTGATCAGCCTCTTGAACAAGCTTCATAAACACAAAGTTCTGAACCTGGCTCACAGTATTCGGATCTATATTTCTAGGCCTCTGAGACACTATTGCCAGTGCCAACCCAAATTTTCTCCCCTCCCTCGCCACCCTCTCTATGGAGCTCCTAGATATCGTATACCTTGATGATGATAGAAATAGATGAGCCTCTTCAATGAATACTAGAATCGGATGAGGAGAGTTTCTAGCCAACATTTGTTTTGCATACGATAAGAGCTCATCCATAACACTCTTTAAACTATAATCTTTTTGCTCATCGGTGAGATCAGAAACATTCAAAACAGTTATAGAGGCTGGCTTCAAAAACTCTACTATGCTCGGCATCGAAAAACTCACTGAGATGCTATCAAAAAACTCTTCTATTTTCGACAATGCCTTTAATGCGGATTCTTTTTCGCTACTTGGGTTCTTTTGCGACCCCCTTCTTTGGTTTGATTCTGATATTTTATTAGTTAAGAAACATGAGACAACCTTCTTAAATAATTCAAGTAGAACATCATCAGCACTGGTCATATCCTCATCTATGTCATTAAATATTTTTTGTTCTTCAAAACATTGCTTATAATTGGAATATATGGGTAGCTCACTTATTTTATTACTTTTCACAGCCTCGATGAGCTCATTACCTGTTCCAAAGTTTTTAATAGCTTCTTCTACGAACTTTTTAGCAGCATCAATTGCTTTTGCAGCCAAAGCTCTTTGTCTTGTTGCACCCGCCTCTGGTATCATCATTCTTACCAGCATTCTGGTGGGTATTTTCAGAGGATTGAATCTATAATCAACTCTCTGTATATCGACATCGGGTGTTTGTGGTACAAGATTCCCGTATTCGCCATGGACATCGAATATAAGAACTGTTCCACCAATGGATGCAATTCTGTCTGCTATTATGGCAACAGTATTGCTTTTTCCAGAGCCTGTGGTTCCTGTGATGAATAGATGTTTTGAAAGTGCATTTATATCAACATTTATTTCAACATCACTTCTTCCTATCAGATGGCCAAGTTTGATAGAGCTTGTTTTCCCGGATCCAAATATCTTTGAAAGGATATGGGATGGTGCAAGATATATTTCTGTATCTGGTGGGGGTGGAACAGTTGGTGTTTCAACATTTCCGTTGATTATATCTGCAAAGATTCTTGCTCTCGAGGGTGCGTACCTCAGATTCTCGTCGTCAATACCGATATTTGTTGATGTAGATGCTATGAATGTGGGTGTGACAGGAACTATTTTCCTGTAAGACGTTACGCTGATGACACCGACGACACAGTGGCTTTTCTTATCGCCTGTCGAAATATCGTAGGCATCGAAAGGTATGGAGACATATGTTCCTAGAGGTATTGGGAGTTTCGAGATTATCTGAACCATGTTAGGGTACGATTCTTCCCCAACCCTGCCAATGACTATGTCAGATCTACAAAGCGAATTATCCATCATCAAAACCTAACTGCCTTACCTATAGCTTAATGTAGTATCTGTAGATGATTAATAAGTCTCACTCAGTGTTATGAGATCCTCGAACAACATCTTCAAAGCCTCTCTTCTCTTCCTCGATTCAGCTTCCTCAAACGTATTCTTAACTATGACTTCATATAGTCTAGCTTCCTTTCCAGGAGCGGGCCTAAGAATTCTACCCAATCTTTGTATAAACTGTCTTCTAGACCCTGTTCCAGCCGCTATTATGCCAACATTTGCATCTGGTATATCTATGCCCTCATCTCCAACTGTGGTTAGGACAAGCACTCTGTTAAGCCCTGATTTAAACAGTTCCAATCTGCGCTTTCTAGTGTTTTCGTCGAGCTCGCCAACTATGTAGTGTGTTGCTAGCTGATCGGCTATGTTCTTGGCTTGGTCAACATACTGTGTAAAGATGAGTATTTTGCTTCCCTTCGCTAGCTCTTCTTCAACAATCTTTTTGATTGCATCGATCTTTTGCTTTGCATTGGCTACCAACGATCTTATCTCGCTCCTTATTTTAAGCGCCTCCATAGCCTCTGCATCACCTCTTTTTGCATCCTCTAAAAGCTGGTTGAACTCCCTTCCTCTAGCAAGCTTTCTATACCTATCCAGCAACTCTCTATACCTCTTTTTCTCTTCCTCGGTAAGAGAAACCTTGACTGTTGTAACCTTAAATGGTGCTACATAGCCCCTGTCGGCAAGCTCTTGAAGGGTTTTTGCATAGACAACCCCTCCCATAAGCGGAAACAATTCAATATGTTTACCATCTTCTCGTACAACTGTTGCCGATAACCCCATTCTCATTGGGGCAAAGGTATTCTCAGCTATGGCCCTAAACTTTTCGGCAGGAAGATGATGAACCTCGTCAACAACAAGCAAAGAAAATTGGTGGGCGAGGCTATCTATGTACCTATATGCTGATTGATATGTTGATATTGTTATTGGTGCAACCTTCTTTTCACTACTGTAGAAAAATCCTATGAAGCTCTTTGGGGTGTCTGTGAACTCAACTATTTTGTCTCCCCATTGAAACATCTGCTCCTTAGTATATGTAACAATCAGTGTTTTTACGCTAAGCTCTGCAATAGCTGCAATGGCTATGATGGTTTTGCCTGTACCTGTTGGAAGAGCTATAATTCCTTTGAATCCATTCTTTCTCCAAGCATCTAAAGCCTCTATTTGATAGTCTCTTAGATCCCCTTTGAAAGATATTTTTATTGGCAACTTCAGCTCTTTCTCGATATTAACCTTATTAACAACTTCTATACCTCTTCTCTTTAAATGTTCTAAAACATCAAAGAAATACATTGGCTTAGCTATCTTAAATGCCTTCTTATCTTTGTTATAGATTATAATGTTTTTTTCTCGGAAATCCTTGACTAGATCCCCTATATAGAAATTGGGTTTAAGATATATACTATCCATATCCTTATCAACAATAACCACAGGAACGTAATTAGCAACAAGTCTCTTGACATCCTCAATAGAACCTCTCTCAAACTCGACATCATACCCGGCTAGCAGATCCAGGACATCTGCGGGGCTAATTTCTTTGTTGCGTAGAGAGTCTGCGAGCTTGTTGATGTCGATAGCGAATTTGGCTCCGTGATAATCCTTTCCAAGATATCTTGCAAACTTTAAAAATGTTTTAAAATCTGTGTCATCTATCCACTCTCTAACATAGAAAACTATAGCATCTCTGCTCACAAACTAATCACCCTACATTAAATTGCTGAAACTTCTTGTTCGCATCTACCACAATAGCTATTTTTATCATAGCCTAGCAGACTATATATGCTAGACACCTGCTCGCAACTATTGTATTCCGAGGATATGTAGCTCCCCGGATTCAGTTATGAAGCCCCACGGCATTGCATGTGTGTTGTATAGTCCAGCCACCATACCAAATCTATCCAATGCTATGAATCCTGCTACACCAGATCCATAAACACTATCTATAACCTTCAATATGCTGGCTACCGCCTCTTCCACGTCTTTGCCTCTGCATATATCCTCAACAATTCTGAAAGTCGCGTTGGTCAGCATAATGTATTCACCAACACCAGTCGCTGCAGCAGCTCCACACTCATTTGCATAGAAGCCTGCTCCAGGTATGGGAGAGTCACCAACCCTTCCAGGCATCTTCAGAAACACCCCACCAGTACTCACAGCAGCAGCTAGATCCCCATTCTTATCTAGCGCCACAGCTCCAACGGTGTCTCCTAGTGAAAGCCATGTGGCCAGGCTTCTTGGATATGGAACGCTCTTTGCTTCTCCCTTCACAATCCTATTTAGATAGTCTTTATACAACTTCAGCACTTTTTCAGAAGGGCCTGGGTGAGGCTCTAAGCCTATCTTTTTAGCTATTTTATCAGCAGCATCACCAACGATAATTACGTGATCTGTTTTCTCGAGAACAAATCTAGCTAATTTTATGGGGTTCCTGGGATATTTAACATATGCCACTGCCCCAGCCTTCCCACGATACATTACACCAGCATCCATAGAAACAGAGCCACTTAAGTCAACAACACTCCCAACACCAGCGTTGAATACTCCTGAGCTCTCCAAAACCTCGACTGCAGATACCACCATGTCTAAACTTGATCCGCTGTGGTATGCCTTGAACCCCTCTTCCAAAGCCTGTTTAATCACCCTCCTTACCATTTCTAATGTGGCCATGTCAACCCTCCAACTACCAGCACCACCATGAACAGCTAGCACAACCCTCATTTTCATAGCCTTCGCGTAATGTTTATTATTTGTATATCACAATTCTGACTAGGCCATGCTTCTTTGATACCTTAATCTTATCGGGATCTATTTTCGTGGGCAGCTCAATAATTTCCCTGTACTCGTGAAACCTTGTCTCTCCTCCTTTACCACTCCAATGATTAAATCTAATCTCTTCCTTAAGTCTAGCCTTAATGTATATGGTGTTGTCACGAAATCTCACATCTATTGATCCCTCATCAGATTTTGGCAAATCTATCAAAATCTCATAGTAGCTTCCCCTATCATAGACTGTGTACAGAGGTCTCAGATACCCCTCGTGATGCCACATCGGAGACATCATTTCCTTAAAGTGGGTCACATCCTCTCTGAAATCGTCTAGGATTCTCCTGAATTCACTTTCTATCAAATCTCTAACACTTTTCTCGATTTCTCTAATTCTCTTGAACAACCTATCAAATTCTTCGTCGATCATATCTACACCTAATTATGTGTATAGTGGTGGAGTATACTCAAGATCTTTCCTCATCTGGGCCAACCCCCTAACAACATTTTTCATGGCATCTCTAGCCCTGATTCTAATAGCCTCGGCTTCGTCAAGAAGTTCTTTGACATCTATGGTCTTTCCTATTACCCTCGATATTATGTCAACATTTTTTGCTGAAGCCTCTGGATCTGGGAACTCGAGAAAGGATTCTGTCAAGAGCAAGATTGTGTTCAGCTTTGCTCTGACAAACTCTTTCAGTAGTATTGCGTATGGGCCTGCGAAGAAGCCGTTTTCAAATGGTATCAAATCAAGGTTTTTAACGAGTTCAAGAGCTTTTTGCGATGAGGCTAGGTAGAATGTTCTCAGTTTCTCTACCTCGAACCTGTTTTGTATAGGCATTCCCGTAGCTAGGAATATGTAGTCTATACCTTTTCTTTCTAGATAATTTGTCAAAAGCTTTGATAGTTTAATCATGCCTGGTTGAGAGGGCATAAACTCACTATAAATAATGAATAGGTTATTGCCTGCAAAAACCCTGATAGGCGTTCTAAGGGTTTTATTGCTTATCACAGCAACTGGAGGAAGATGAATATAGGAGTCAATGCCTCCGACCTCGGGTAGTTGAAGGGTTTTTATTATGTGCCAAGCACCTATAACACTTACAAGACCGGTATCAGGAAGTGATATCAATGCGAAACTGGGTTTTTCAATCTCTATATGCCTATACTCAACAATTATGAAATCTTCAAATAGCTCCTCCTTAAAGACCTCAAGCAATTCTAACCCCGATAGCTATACTGTTGCAGAAAATATAAAGTTTATTTCTTGCTATATAGCTTTGCAATTCTAATTATCTTCTCCGCTACATCTGTAGCTGTAAAGCCGAAAATGTTTATCATCGGCTCCTTCCCCCAATCACCTCTGTGATAAACTATGTCAGGCACAAACCCCACTCTTTTAATAGCTTGCTCAATGCCCCATGGTATTGTGGCCCCCTCCAAATTCTTTATCTCTGGAGGCTCTTGAGACCTGTCGTAAAATGATGTTGTGAATCCAAGTAGCTTAGCTATCTCCAGAATCCTTTCATCGAATCTTATATTTGCCGCGGCTCTGATCCTCTCATCGAATTCCATAGCCTTTAAAACAGCTTTTGCCACATGCCTCGAAGCCCCAAAAGCTATGTTTCCAGCAACTTTTATCTTCTTTCCAAATCTCACTATTCTGCCCATAATACCAGCAACATCATCTATACTTTGTGCATATGGCTTTGGGATAGCCATTACGATATTCATCCCAACCTCTGGTACAAGAGGGGCCACCAGCTCGCCATTCTCCTCTAAAATATCTACGGCTCTAACAACATTCTCTACAACTCTATATTTCTCAGCTGGTATCATGACCCATGCAACAGGGTTTACAGGTCCATGCCCTCTCCCAATATTTAAACCATATCTTATAGCTGTGGTTATGAACTCCTTAGCAGTCTTTACAGCGTCCTCAATTGTTTTTCCCTTTGCTAGTTCTGCTGCTATAGCAGCTGAAAAGCTACATCCAGTTCCATGGGTAGCCTTCGTGTTTATTCTGTCAGCCTCAAACTCCTTGAATCTACCGTTGTAGTATAGAATGTCTATAGATTTATCACCATCTATGTGACCACCTTTGACTATAGCGGCTTTTGCTCCAAGCTCTTCAACAATGTATTTCGCAGCTTTCTTAGAATCTTCAACAGATTTTATCTCCATACCCACTATCCTCTCAGCCTCAAATCTATTGGGTGTAACAACTGTTGCCACAGGTATGAGATACCTTATCACAGCATCTACAGCATCGCTTCTCAGCAAGGGAGCGCCACTTTTGGCAATCATAACGGGGTCGACAACTGTTGGTATATCATAGCTCTTCAGAAGTGATGAAACGAGCTTGACTATATCGGCATTGCTTAGCATGCCAGTTTTTGCAGCATCAACACCAATATCCTCTACAACAGCTCTGAACTGCGCCTCAATAATGTGTAGAGGCAAGTCGAAAACAGCTCTAACCTCGTACGTGTTCTGAGCTGTTATAGAGGTTATAACGCTCATTCCATGGACTCCTAAAGAAGCAAATGTCTTTAGATCGGCCTGGATACCAGCTCCGCCACCAGAATCGCTACCAGCTATAGTAAGGGCTTTTCTAATCATTATTTACACCACTGCTGAGTAAATATGCACAGTTTTTAATCTTGATTGCTGTGAATAGTGCTATTGTGACGAAGCTTAAGTAAAGCTTTTAAGTTTTGATATTGAACTAGTTGTTGTATAGTCTAGGGTGTTCAGCTCTTTGTCTACAGCACAAAAGTTTAGACTAACTGGAAGAGAGAGATGGAGACTCAAAAAGTGGTATACAGTCATAGCTCCAGAGTATTTTGGATCAGTAGCCATAGCTACAACACCTGCTGACGAGTCTTGGAAGTTGCTTGGCAGGAGATTATCTGTCACGCTCTATGATTTGACTGGAGATATAACACAAGTCCACGTGAACATACTTTTCCAGATATGGAAGATTGAGGGAGAGAATGCATACACAATGTTCAAGGGTCATGAACTTGCAAGAGACTATCTAAGGAGCTTGACAAGGAGAAAGAGTAGCAAGATATCGGCAATACTCAATGTCACCACAAAAGACGGCTACGTTCTAAGACTGAATGTCATGGCTTGGACAACATACCGCTGTGGCACTAGCCAGAGACATGCAATAAGAAAGATTTTAATGGATCTCGCATCAAGGATAGCGTCTGAGAAAACATTTGGAGAGTTCGTTGTTGGCATGGTCTTCGGAGACTATAATCAAACGCTGTTTAACGAAGCAAAGAAGATATATCCTCTAAGAAAAGTCGAGTTTGCAAAGTCAAAGCTAATAGCAGTGCCAACGCCAGAGGGGCTAAAGAAAGCGGTTATAATTCCCAAGCCAGGTGTTCTAGAGGCTCCATATGGCACATCTCTATAGAGCTAAACTAGATACTTACCATCCAATTTATTTTGGTGCGTATTTTGATTGGTATTGTTTTAGCAGCTGGCGAAGGTAGGAGACTAAGGCCATTAACGGAAACTAGACCCAAGGCTCTGATACCTGTTGCTGGCAAGCCTGTAATATACTACCCTCTTGATTTGCTTGCTAGGCTAGGAATTAAAGAGGTTTATGTAGTTGTTTCGTATATGAAGGAGTTGGTTGTTAAGAGTGTTAAGAGCATTGCCAATGAACTCTCAATTGATGTTAAATTTGTTGATCAGGAGAATACGCTGGGCACTGGGCATGCCGTTAAAAAGGTTGCTGACAAGGTTTTGGATGATGCTGTCATCATCTATGGAGATCTATATATAAACCCTGTCAGTGTATCTAATTCTATGAAATTATCTATAGAGAAGAAAGTGAATACCTTAGTTGGTGTGAGAGTATCCAACATTTCTAAATATGGAAAACTTGTTGTTGAAGGTGATAAAGTTCTTGGAATAGCTGAGAAGCCTGCTGAGGGTGGTGAGGGTCTTGCCAACGCTGGTATATACTTTGTTAGATCGAATATCCTTGAACTTGTCAACGACTTGAAGACTTCTCCTAGGGGCGAATATGAGCTAACAGATATTGTATCCATTGCTAGGGATAGAGG
Protein-coding regions in this window:
- a CDS encoding thiamine pyrophosphate-dependent enzyme, with amino-acid sequence MSSSTKQGYKTVFDIPREEYQAPGHGLCAGCTAGTIVRLLLKVAGPNTIVVNATGCVEVSTTTFPYTSWKVSYIHVAFENTAAVASGIEAAIKILKQKGVIDPNKQMNIIALAGDGGTADIGIQALSGMLERGHKVMYVMYDNEAYMNTGIQRSGATPKLAWTTTTPVGKVLKGKLQIKKPMAEIVAAHRIPYVATANPAYFLDMMNKFRRGLEVEGPSFIHVIQPCTTGWRFDPRLGIKIARLATETAMWINWELDHDEFRVTVPVPKRKHVKHYIRLQGRFNHLTDADIEEIQKMVDKEVERINKMVGKEIIGPVVE
- a CDS encoding SMC family ATPase → MSETILIKRIKIKNILSHENTEITLPNGLIAFVGPNGAGKSSIIDSIFYALFATPSAAKGIRGEGKRGILRVGASDGFIEVEMNIGGRNYIVQRFVSNQKTDMAYLIEIGPDSTKRTLATGVQNVISTIEKLLSIPSSDAIRFSVISRQNELTKFIDESETKRKEIILKLLGLDELEKAKEILKDILSEISKAKTLYDERNRQLNETKKELEHIEKELENLKKRKEQLEKDMIPLENEVSALEKAKSALYKFEKLKQAKEILDEISRYERLESVCKEIANFDLSSMASKLEIYKNAKRRADEIARQLKDEEANLQTLLNNIREFLHLEQTPPTNDIESYIKIIENKIDEIREKKQLKKVEIEISEKSANVIATSSTCPVCERPLEEHLKRSILTNIGGRIRESKKILNELDNIEATLKNYLNSLKSSKETLAKLRTNLDMLNEQIEKALEEYSKYKQRGTKIIEDAKLYDEFSECIELNDFGIIKTMQCLQRKAIESLKILKDRREKLEKMLNDLKISLENLSSDLQSLQKTLVELGIDIEKTRYEDIELKYKQLNMNLQKIRSEANFIEGRLKELESTKDGLLKKIESLESDIKRLRKDVEIIEALDIIANSIMGRDGLIAKTLTKEARRLMELYTNSILNELGMDFQIRIDEDFNIDVYSPLGRIDLRGLSGGESIALAIAIRIAIAYTIFGKLPGFFILDEPTQFLDEERRRIVFEIIKRLSQRMPQVIVVTHDRDVIDIADHVFYVFKEGNRSVVREKSAVFEEIVP
- a CDS encoding DNA repair exonuclease gives rise to the protein MLALHVSDTHLGAIQYGLLSRAKDVYSAFGETIEIALRERVDLYIHAGDFFDSPNPPPEAYIVAYKGLKKLKEKNIKVVVIAGQHDIPKRYSTSPLHMLQDLNTVDALAISEIVQRDIDAGQNKKIHLVLVPYPQRHSISKLVKPLANNTKTVIVAHLLLKELGIPSEYADISLSQFPNWANYIALGDYHIKTDFRHGSCYVVYPGATEVFRVNECCEKYVALIDLDLDYPSPQYIKLSSTRPWIRITYRDFQKFQNELSAILSEIRKQSSKQPMVIVEMLGSNIEVLEKYLLSLRSNGEIEFFRIVSSDEKSKETTTQKPVTEDLEYLDLQKIMESIVKDHELATLLTNLAREPSKAIATKIIDYLKERPEIAKKIEMEFNTNSLTMFMKNKAKQLR
- a CDS encoding ATP-binding protein; the protein is MDNSLCRSDIVIGRVGEESYPNMVQIISKLPIPLGTYVSIPFDAYDISTGDKKSHCVVGVISVTSYRKIVPVTPTFIASTSTNIGIDDENLRYAPSRARIFADIINGNVETPTVPPPPDTEIYLAPSHILSKIFGSGKTSSIKLGHLIGRSDVEINVDINALSKHLFITGTTGSGKSNTVAIIADRIASIGGTVLIFDVHGEYGNLVPQTPDVDIQRVDYRFNPLKIPTRMLVRMMIPEAGATRQRALAAKAIDAAKKFVEEAIKNFGTGNELIEAVKSNKISELPIYSNYKQCFEEQKIFNDIDEDMTSADDVLLELFKKVVSCFLTNKISESNQRRGSQKNPSSEKESALKALSKIEEFFDSISVSFSMPSIVEFLKPASITVLNVSDLTDEQKDYSLKSVMDELLSYAKQMLARNSPHPILVFIEEAHLFLSSSRYTISRSSIERVAREGRKFGLALAIVSQRPRNIDPNTVSQVQNFVFMKLVQEADQQAIMNISDMLTEDIAASLASLGVGEAIVLGEWIGRFPAYVKIDKHSGKRAGATLDIASIWSALKTRKDLYNRLAKESEDAYRDISNLI
- a CDS encoding DEAD/DEAH box helicase, giving the protein MSRDAIVFYVREWIDDTDFKTFLKFARYLGKDYHGAKFAIDINKLADSLRNKEISPADVLDLLAGYDVEFERGSIEDVKRLVANYVPVVIVDKDMDSIYLKPNFYIGDLVKDFREKNIIIYNKDKKAFKIAKPMYFFDVLEHLKRRGIEVVNKVNIEKELKLPIKISFKGDLRDYQIEALDAWRKNGFKGIIALPTGTGKTIIAIAAIAELSVKTLIVTYTKEQMFQWGDKIVEFTDTPKSFIGFFYSSEKKVAPITISTYQSAYRYIDSLAHQFSLLVVDEVHHLPAEKFRAIAENTFAPMRMGLSATVVREDGKHIELFPLMGGVVYAKTLQELADRGYVAPFKVTTVKVSLTEEEKKRYRELLDRYRKLARGREFNQLLEDAKRGDAEAMEALKIRSEIRSLVANAKQKIDAIKKIVEEELAKGSKILIFTQYVDQAKNIADQLATHYIVGELDENTRKRRLELFKSGLNRVLVLTTVGDEGIDIPDANVGIIAAGTGSRRQFIQRLGRILRPAPGKEARLYEVIVKNTFEEAESRKRREALKMLFEDLITLSETY
- a CDS encoding isoaspartyl peptidase/L-asparaginase, with the protein product MRVVLAVHGGAGSWRVDMATLEMVRRVIKQALEEGFKAYHSGSSLDMVVSAVEVLESSGVFNAGVGSVVDLSGSVSMDAGVMYRGKAGAVAYVKYPRNPIKLARFVLEKTDHVIIVGDAADKIAKKIGLEPHPGPSEKVLKLYKDYLNRIVKGEAKSVPYPRSLATWLSLGDTVGAVALDKNGDLAAAVSTGGVFLKMPGRVGDSPIPGAGFYANECGAAAATGVGEYIMLTNATFRIVEDICRGKDVEEAVASILKVIDSVYGSGVAGFIALDRFGMVAGLYNTHAMPWGFITESGELHILGIQ